From a single Xanthocytophaga agilis genomic region:
- a CDS encoding helix-turn-helix transcriptional regulator — MNLKEIGQRIHYVRTEITGLSQRKFVRRMGINQSNISTLEKGQSLPSCFFLFSMHITYDVNLNWIMTGSGEVVNKYADG, encoded by the coding sequence ATGAACTTAAAGGAAATAGGACAACGCATACATTATGTACGGACTGAAATAACAGGACTTTCTCAGCGGAAATTTGTCAGACGAATGGGGATCAATCAAAGTAATATCTCAACCTTGGAGAAAGGCCAGAGCCTCCCCTCTTGCTTCTTTCTATTCAGTATGCATATTACCTATGATGTGAATCTGAACTGGATTATGACAGGGAGTGGAGAAGTCGTAAACAAATATGCAGATGGGTAA
- a CDS encoding OST5 family protein — MNTIQEHTQQEQERKQINQRISNQRLSRGFVVLLIIALTLGAYFYSYERNSFELIKQILPEFIASLIIALAVEWYLLYMLKGDKEKAQNTNTTFINSRIINQINHITNLVTNLERELIKTPPWLVGGYQNLDQVEWISKVELASDEIVFVTFYSPRWINDHYKHLQKFLKNNDKSRILFFLPDVDNQQLIRDISSIIKYDESTIKRKINDSLNALRSLAKNTEAYERITIYKSPKLFPYTFQKFDRFIYFQINEMFRNDAKSYTAPFFVVDLNLDAENLKDFCNQEIENLKKLCQTSKYINKDI, encoded by the coding sequence ATGAATACAATTCAAGAGCACACACAACAAGAACAGGAGAGAAAACAAATAAACCAAAGGATAAGCAACCAAAGACTCAGTAGAGGATTTGTCGTTTTATTAATAATAGCTTTAACTCTAGGTGCATATTTTTATTCTTATGAGAGGAACTCCTTTGAGTTAATAAAGCAAATCCTACCTGAATTTATTGCATCATTAATTATAGCCTTGGCAGTAGAGTGGTATCTTCTGTATATGCTCAAAGGAGATAAAGAAAAAGCTCAAAATACAAATACAACATTTATAAATTCTAGAATTATTAATCAAATAAATCATATCACTAATCTAGTTACTAACCTAGAGCGCGAACTAATAAAAACTCCCCCATGGCTAGTTGGAGGCTATCAGAACTTAGATCAGGTTGAATGGATAAGTAAAGTTGAATTAGCTTCGGATGAAATTGTTTTTGTAACGTTTTATTCACCTAGATGGATTAATGACCACTATAAACATTTACAGAAATTCTTAAAAAATAATGATAAAAGTAGAATTTTATTTTTTCTTCCAGATGTGGATAACCAACAGCTAATAAGAGATATTTCAAGTATAATTAAATATGATGAGAGTACAATAAAAAGAAAAATAAATGACTCTCTAAATGCTCTTCGTTCACTTGCGAAAAACACTGAAGCCTATGAAAGGATAACTATATATAAAAGTCCAAAGCTATTTCCTTATACATTTCAAAAGTTTGATAGATTTATCTATTTCCAGATTAATGAAATGTTTAGAAATGATGCCAAATCGTATACTGCACCCTTTTTTGTTGTTGATTTAAATTTGGATGCCGAAAATTTAAAAGATTTCTGTAATCAAGAAATTGAGAATTTGAAAAAATTATGCCAAACTAGTAAGTACATAAACAAAGATATATAA
- the mobC gene encoding conjugal transfer protein MobC: MQTGENEQALRKILDMTRLIGITILVFHFYYYCFYAFVEWKLTSAFTDRLLENIVRTGIFSNFHYSKLIVLGFLLISLLGAKGRKDEKLNHKTAFAYLVTGMLLYFLSYLFLLVKIENTLLSILYIGLTSLGFLLILTGGTLLYRIIQRKLNHKDIFNSENETFPQEERLLENEYSINLPAQYRLKNKIRKSWINIINPFRSLLVLGTPGAGKSYFVIRHVITQHIQKGFSMFVYDFKYDDLSKIVYNTFEKYKHVYPSNTKCYFINFDNIMHRCNPLEPQSMEDITDAAESARTILLGLNREWIKRQGDFFVESPINFLTAIIWYLRKYRGGEYCTLPHVIELMQVDYDSLFTVLRTEKEIEVLINPFVNAYLNDVMEQLEGQIAAAKIAMARLASPQLYYVLSGNDFTLDINNPDEPKIVCMGNNPQKIQTYGAVLSLYVNRLIKQVNKKGKRKSSLIFDEFPTIYLNNMDSLIATARSNKVATCLGIQDFSQLRKDYGKEQADVIMNIVGNIISGQVTGDTAKQLSERIGRIMQERESLSINSNDTSITRSMQLESAVPASKIAALSSGEFMGMVADSPDCKIDLKAFYCQILNDHKALKKEEESYNEIPFIRKLDNHMIHQNYQQVKKDVQWIIYSEIERILANPELGYLMVRK; encoded by the coding sequence ATGCAAACCGGAGAAAATGAACAGGCATTGAGAAAAATTCTGGATATGACCCGTCTAATAGGAATCACTATCCTGGTATTTCATTTCTATTATTACTGCTTCTATGCTTTTGTAGAATGGAAGTTAACTTCAGCGTTTACTGACCGTTTGTTGGAGAACATTGTCCGAACAGGAATATTTAGTAATTTCCACTATTCTAAACTCATTGTCCTAGGCTTTCTTTTGATCTCACTACTAGGAGCGAAAGGGCGTAAAGACGAAAAATTAAACCATAAAACAGCGTTCGCCTATCTGGTTACAGGTATGCTTCTCTATTTTTTAAGTTACCTGTTTTTGCTGGTGAAAATAGAAAATACCCTATTATCAATCCTATATATAGGACTGACTAGTTTAGGCTTCTTGCTTATACTCACAGGTGGCACTCTGCTCTACCGAATCATCCAACGAAAGCTCAATCACAAAGACATTTTTAATAGTGAAAATGAAACCTTCCCACAAGAAGAACGACTGCTAGAAAATGAATATTCCATTAATCTCCCAGCTCAATATCGACTCAAGAATAAGATCCGAAAAAGCTGGATCAACATCATCAATCCCTTTCGTTCCCTATTGGTATTAGGTACACCAGGAGCAGGTAAATCCTACTTTGTAATCCGCCACGTAATTACCCAACACATCCAAAAAGGGTTCTCCATGTTTGTATATGACTTTAAGTACGATGATCTGTCAAAGATTGTATATAACACCTTCGAGAAATACAAACATGTCTATCCTTCTAATACCAAATGCTACTTTATCAACTTTGATAATATCATGCATCGTTGTAATCCATTAGAACCTCAAAGCATGGAAGATATAACCGATGCCGCCGAGTCTGCGCGCACCATATTGCTTGGTCTTAACCGGGAATGGATCAAACGCCAAGGCGACTTCTTTGTGGAATCACCCATTAACTTTCTAACAGCCATTATCTGGTATCTGCGAAAGTATAGGGGAGGAGAGTACTGTACTTTACCACATGTAATCGAACTGATGCAAGTAGATTATGATAGCTTATTTACGGTTTTACGAACCGAAAAAGAAATAGAAGTACTGATCAATCCCTTCGTCAATGCCTATCTAAATGATGTAATGGAGCAACTCGAAGGCCAGATTGCTGCAGCCAAAATCGCGATGGCCCGCCTTGCCTCTCCACAGTTATATTATGTTCTATCTGGCAACGACTTTACACTGGATATCAATAATCCGGACGAACCTAAGATCGTCTGCATGGGCAACAACCCTCAAAAGATTCAGACATATGGAGCCGTTCTATCACTATATGTTAACCGATTAATCAAGCAGGTCAATAAAAAAGGAAAACGAAAATCTAGCCTAATCTTCGACGAATTTCCAACTATCTACTTAAATAATATGGACAGCCTAATTGCCACTGCCCGCAGCAACAAAGTAGCCACCTGCCTGGGCATTCAGGACTTTAGCCAGCTCCGCAAGGATTATGGTAAAGAGCAAGCTGACGTAATCATGAATATTGTCGGAAACATCATCTCCGGCCAAGTAACAGGAGACACCGCCAAACAACTCTCCGAACGCATCGGCCGCATCATGCAAGAGCGAGAAAGCCTTTCCATCAACAGCAACGATACCAGTATCACTCGTTCGATGCAATTGGAATCTGCTGTCCCTGCCTCTAAGATTGCAGCTCTCTCCAGTGGAGAGTTTATGGGTATGGTAGCCGATAGTCCTGATTGTAAAATTGATCTAAAGGCATTTTACTGCCAGATTTTAAATGATCATAAAGCCTTGAAAAAAGAGGAAGAGAGCTATAATGAGATTCCTTTCATTCGGAAGTTGGATAATCATATGATTCACCAGAACTATCAACAAGTCAAAAAGGATGTGCAATGGATTATATATTCAGAGATAGAACGGATTCTCGCTAATCCCGAGTTGGGGTATCTGATGGTGAGGAAGTAA
- a CDS encoding relaxase/mobilization nuclease domain-containing protein, with product MVAVIKTSASIHRIVNYNENKVKEGVAHCIAAVNYPREIDELSISQKLNRLLNQVALNENVTRNSVHISLNFDPSEKLSHEQLQEIAETYMDKIGFGSQPYLVYEHLDAAHPHIHIVSIKVRSDGSRIDMQNIGRNQSEKARKEIEKTFGLVQASGNKQKPANKLLPVNVQKVQYGKSETKKAISTILDFVLNNYNYTSLPELNAVLKQYNILADRGSEESRVYQTNGLVYRLLNENGEKVGVPIKASDFHNKPTLAFLETRFTINQTTRKPYQNRIRNAIDLALRTPANITLSELVKALAKEGIAVVLQQNAQGLLYGITYVDHQTRCVCKGSALGKTYSARSIAERCKQTIEQKDTSHFEPTIKSQSHSIVNKNNTLSDKPSKNTPQSSELPQSPVPVQSTEQSMTHTVLTTLLQLEQTAEQVPQDLKKRGRKRKRRTNRNQHSS from the coding sequence ATGGTTGCTGTAATCAAAACCAGTGCCTCTATTCATCGCATTGTGAACTACAATGAGAACAAGGTTAAGGAGGGGGTTGCTCATTGTATCGCAGCCGTTAATTACCCTAGAGAGATAGACGAATTGAGTATCTCTCAAAAGCTTAATCGGTTACTAAACCAGGTTGCTTTAAATGAAAATGTAACCAGAAATAGTGTACATATATCCCTAAATTTTGATCCTTCAGAAAAACTCTCTCATGAACAGTTACAAGAAATAGCCGAGACCTATATGGACAAAATTGGCTTTGGAAGCCAGCCTTATCTGGTTTACGAACACCTGGATGCTGCTCATCCACATATTCATATTGTGAGCATCAAAGTCCGTTCAGATGGCAGCCGAATTGATATGCAAAACATTGGGAGAAACCAGTCCGAAAAAGCACGAAAAGAGATCGAAAAAACATTTGGATTAGTACAGGCTAGCGGTAATAAACAGAAGCCGGCAAACAAGCTCCTGCCAGTGAATGTGCAGAAGGTTCAGTATGGAAAAAGCGAAACAAAAAAAGCCATTTCTACCATACTGGATTTTGTGTTGAACAACTATAATTATACTTCTTTGCCAGAACTAAATGCAGTTTTAAAGCAATACAATATCCTGGCTGATAGAGGAAGTGAAGAGTCAAGAGTTTATCAAACCAATGGACTCGTTTACCGACTTTTAAATGAGAATGGAGAAAAAGTAGGTGTGCCTATTAAGGCCAGCGATTTCCATAACAAGCCTACACTCGCCTTTCTGGAAACTCGCTTCACAATCAATCAGACAACTCGAAAGCCCTATCAAAATCGGATACGAAATGCCATTGATTTAGCTTTAAGAACACCTGCTAACATAACACTCTCTGAACTGGTAAAAGCCCTGGCAAAAGAAGGAATTGCTGTTGTACTACAGCAAAATGCACAAGGGCTACTTTACGGAATTACCTATGTCGATCATCAAACCCGATGTGTATGTAAGGGCAGTGCATTAGGCAAGACTTACAGTGCCAGATCAATTGCAGAACGTTGTAAACAAACCATTGAACAGAAAGATACTTCTCATTTCGAACCAACTATCAAATCGCAATCTCATTCCATAGTAAACAAAAACAATACTCTATCAGATAAGCCTTCAAAAAATACTCCACAATCTTCTGAACTTCCTCAGTCACCAGTACCTGTTCAATCAACTGAGCAGTCTATGACACATACTGTTCTGACAACCTTACTACAACTAGAACAAACTGCTGAACAGGTACCTCAAGATTTGAAAAAGAGAGGTCGAAAAAGAAAACGGAGAACAAATCGTAATCAGCATTCATCGTAA